One Vallitalea longa genomic window, TGAAGTTGTTAAATAGGGAACCTGTTGAAATGCCAGAATTTAATTTCAAAATTGGTAAAAGAGAATATAATGGGCAAGTGTTGCATCTGGAAAAAAATGATTTGTTAGTTGTTGAAGGTATTCACTGCCTTAATGATAAATTATCAGTTGGTATACCAAAAGAGAATATGTTCAAAATATATATAAGTGCTTTGACCCAACTTAATGTGGATAATCATAATAGAGTACCAACAACGGATGCAAGATTACTTAGACGTATAATTAGAGATAATACTTACAGAGGTACTAATGCAGAAAAAACCATCGCTATGTGGCCTTCAGTGAGAAAAGGAGAAGAGTTATATATATTCCCATATCAAGAAAAAGCAGATGTTATGTTTAATTCGGCTTTGGTTTACGAATTGGCAGTTCTGAAACAATATGCTGAGCCACTATTATTTAGTATTCCAAAAAATAAACCGGAATATATAGAAGCCAAAAGACTAATTAAATTTCTAGACTATTTCTTAGGTGTCAGTAGTGAAAAAATACCTAGAAATTCTTTAATTAGAGAATTTGTTGGTGGAAGTTGTTTTAGATAGAGCAATAAAAAAAGGGGTTTGTCATATAGACAAATCCCTAGTTTATTTTAAATTTGGAATGGATATAGGTATATTTATAATTATTTCTGTTCCCATTTCTAGTTTGCTTCGTACTTTAATTTTACCTTTATGACCTAAAACGATTATTTTAGCAATAGATAGTCCAAGACCATGTCCGCCAGTTTCTCTAGTTCTAGATTTATCAGAACGATAAAAACGGTTGAATATATTACCTAAATCTTCACGACTGATTCCAATACCTGTATCTTTAATACTAATACTTATATCAGAATCTGTTTTAGTAGACTTTAAAATTATTTTACCAGATGGAGGAGTATATTTGATAGCATTATCAACAAATATTCTAATGGCTTGTTTTAATCTATTTCTATCACCAGTTATTAATATTTCTGGAGTAATAGAATCTTCAATAATATGTTTTTTGTCTATGATTTTTGTTTCTCTTATAACTTCATTTAATAGTTCATCAATATAGAAGTTTTCTCTATTATATTTTAGGGTCTGATTATCATGTCTTGCAAGAAATAATAGATTTTCTACAAGATCTTTCATGTTTTCTGCTTCATTCTTTATAGCTTCTATAGATTCATCAAGAACATCTTCATCTTTTTTACCCCATCTCTGTAACATGCCGGCATAACCATCAATTATAGAAATCGGGGTTCTTAGCTCATGGGATACATCAGAAACAAATCGTTTCTGTTTAGTATAATCTGTATTAAGGCTATCAAGCATTTTGTTCAAAGTGTAAGCTAAATCTTTTAATTCATATTTTGCTTCACTGATATTTAATCTAGCATCCATATTATATATTGTTATATCCTTTGCCATTGTGGTCATAGTATATATGGGTTTCAGTACTTTCTTACTTTTTAGTGATCCGAATAGCCATATAATTATTAAACCGAATAGTTCACCAGCACCTACCAGAATTGCTAACATACTTGCTCTATGAGCGAATGCTTGTATATTGAAATAATAAAAGATTTTATGGAATTTGCCGTTAAGGGATATAATATCTTTATAAGGCAATTTTTTATTTTCTTTTATGAACTCGAAATATTTCAACTTGGTTTCTGGATATGGTGTATCATAAATATTATTGTCACTAGAATAAACGATATTATCATCAAGTTCTGTTATTATGATATCACAGTCTCTAAAAGTAGCGACTGTTTTTATTTTATTCTTTAGTTCCAGTTCCGTGGTACAACTACGTAATATATCTTCATCTATAGATATTTTTTTTGGTATGAAAATTTTATGCTCTAAATATAAATATCCACTTATAACTATTAATATCGTAAAAATACAGCTGATTATATATAGAGTGATATAATTATAAGTTATTTTTTTCTTAATAGAGAACTTGACTTTCCGAATATTATTATTAAAAATATTGTTGAATAATTTTAATATCGTATAGGGTAGGATAATAATATTTATTAGTAATTTTTTCATGAAACTAAAAAATTTATTCATCTTTTATTAAATATCCTACCCCTCTTACCGTATGAATCATGTCCATACTATATTTTTGATCGATTTTACCTCTTAAATATCTAATATATACATCAATAATATTAGTATCTCCATAATATTCAAATCCCCAAACTTTTTCTAGAATATTTTCTCTGCTTAGAACTATGTTCCTATTTTCTAATAGATACACAAGTAATTCAAACTCTTTTTTGGTTAATATAACCTCATCTTCATTTACTTTTACTTGACGTTGTTGTTTGTTGAGAGTTAAGTTTTTAAAAGATAGAATAGAATTGTTAGTTGTGCTATTGATTACGTTTCTTTTAAGTGCAACTCGCATTCTTGCTAGGAGTTCTTCTATAGCGAAGGGTTTTGTAAGATAGTCGTCTGCACCCATATCAAGTCCCATTACTTTATCAGATACGTCATCTTTTGCGGTAAGCATAATTATAGGAACACTTGATGTTTGTCTAATTCTTCTACATACTTCAATTCCGCTTAATATAGGTAACATTAAATCAAGTATAATTAAATCCACATCAGATTTTAAGCCTTTTTCAAGTCCTTCCCTGCCATTAGATGCTATATCGACCTCATAACCTTCATATTTTAATTCAAGTTCTAAAAATCTTGCGATTTTGGTTTCGTCTTCAACTATTAAAATCTTGTTTGACATTTGTACCACCTCTTAATTTTCAATATTAACTTCGTTGTAGTCTTCATCTTCAGTTACTTCTAATGTAGAAATTATATCATCACTTTCTTTTGGAGTATTAGTTGGTTTAACAACATTACTATCATGGGAATTTGCATTATTCTTTTGAATAATAACTTTGCAATCAGTTATAATAATGATTAATAATACAAACAAAAGGTCGATAAAACTTAGATAAATGTATCTCATTCGTAAGAATAATAAAAAAATGAGTATTACCATAATTGGTAGATTCATTAAAGTTTCATTCTTTCTGATGATAATCAATTTATACTTGAGCATATCTACAATAATATCTTTTAGTTTACTAAACATCCTACGGAAAATAGAATTCTTTTTCTTGTTTAGATATCTTATAGCTTTATTTAAGTCACCTTTTGATTTTCTTAATGCTTTTTCAGCATCAGCATAGCTTATATTCATTTTTTTTAGAATATATTCAATATCATTATCTCGGATAACCATGCTATACCTCCTTTGGTTACATTGGGAAATTAGATTTCCTTAGAATGACATAACATATGATTATAAAAATATTATAAAAAAGTATTATTATTATCACTTTAATATGTAATTAAAATTTAATTAATTTTAATCTAAATATGGAATTACTATACACATTATAAATCAATTATAGTAAAATTGAAACCAGTTTACTATTTATTTTTAAATAAAAGCTAAGGAAATTGCAATTATTAAGGATTTATTACGAAAAAATTAAACAATTATGGAATTTACTACATTTATAAAAAATGCCATTTGACAAATAATATATATAACGATATAATTACTAACTGAATGAGTAAGCCAAATGGTCGCGCATACTAATGTTGAAAAACTGTATGTGAGGAAAGTCCGAGCTCCATAGGGTAGGATGCCAGATAACGTCTGGTGGAGGTGACTCCAAGGATAGTGCAACAGAAATAAACCGCCAAGAAATTGGTAAGGGTGGAAAGGTAAGGTAAGAGCTTACCGCCCTTTTGGCGACAAAAGGGGCATATGTAAACCCCATCTGGAGCAAAACCGCATAGAAGAGCATATAGTGGTGACCCGTCACGCTCTTGGGTAGGTTGCTAGAGCTTACTGGTGACAGTAAGTCGAGATAGATGACCATTCATGACAGAACTCGGCTCATCGGCTTGCTCGTATTATTTACAAGACTTATTTGGATTATACAATTAAGTCTTTTTATATTATATTGTTTGGGGTAAATTATATTAAAAATGATTAAAATACAGTATAATAGGGTTATATTCATAAGGATCTGAGTCCTTATTTAGGAGGGAAGTAAATGAGTAAAAAGATTTATATGATATGTTTAATAATTATAGTTGTAGGTATTAGTGCATCTTGTAAAAGTAGTGAAGAAGAAGCAAAAAAATATGGTGAAGAGTTTAAGGTAATGGTAGATGATTTTGGTAAAGGAGAAATATCCTACAAACAGTGCGATAAATATTACGAAGAGATTGATAAGAATAAGGTGACTGATTTAATTTCGGATCTATCAACCAAAATGAATAATATTAATGATTCAAAAAACAATTATTCTTTAGGTGAAGAAAAATATAAGGATCAGCAATGGTCAGAAAGTATTAAATATTTTAGTAATGTAATAAGAGATGACGAAGAAAATTTTAGCGATGCAATTGAAAAAAGAAATGAAATCATAGATACATATATCAAAGAGACTGACAGATTGGAACTTGGATATTTTTATGATGAGGCAATTGCTAAGTTAGAGGAGATAAGTTCTTATGTGACAGATTCTAGTGTTGTAAGTGATAAAATACAAGAATATAAAAATAGAAAAAACGATATAGTATTATATGAAGGAGATATCAAGAATATATTTTTCCATTCATTGATTGCTTTTCCAGAATTGGCTTTTGATGGTGATTTCATGGAAGAAGGATATAATATGTGGATGACTACTGTGGATGAATATAAAAAGATGTTAGAGCAGATGTATGAAAGAGATTATGTTTTGATTGATGTCAATATGTTATATGAGACAAAAGAAGTAGATGGTAAGCAGGTAGTCGAAAGAAAAGATTTGTATTTGCCAAAAGGCAAAAAACCAGTAATTCTTTCACTTGATGACCAAAACTATTATGAATATATGGAAAAAGATGGTTTTGCTGATAGACTTGTATTGGATAAAGAGGGGAATGTAGCTACTTTTACTAAATTACCTGATGGTGGAAATCTAGTTGCTAGAGATAATGATTGTATTCCAATAACAGATGTCTTTGTTGAAAAACATCCAGATTTTTCTTATAGAGGTGCAAAAGGGATTGTAGGATTAACTGGATATGAAGGAATAATGGGTTATAGAACAGATTTATTTGATTCACCCACATTCGAGGAAGATGTTAAGACTACCAAAGCTATTGCAAATAGATTAAAAGAGACTGGATGGTTGTTTGCTTCACATAGTTATGGACATATTAGGTTCCCTGAAAAAGGTATGCCTAGAGTTAAGAAAGATACCAAACAATGGGACGATGAAGTACCACCGATAATAGGTGAGACAAACTTATATATATATCCATTTGGTGCTTCAGTGGGTAAGGATGATGAAAAATTTAAACTCCTTCAAGAATATGGATTCCAAGTATTTTTTGGTGTAGGAGTTCATACTAATCTAAGATTTACAGATGATGCTGTGCTGATGGATAGATGTAATTTGGATGGATTCAGAATGCATTATGGTAAGAATCAATTAGAAGACTTGTTCGATGTTGATTATGTGTATGACAAGAGTAGACCAAAATTTAAAGATAATTAGTATTAACAGTACCCCTGAGTTTTAAACTCAGGGGTTTATTTACGTTATAGTAGATTTAATTTTTCATTTATGGAATATTTTTTATAGTTATCCAAATAATAGCTATATAAATATAGTAAGGATGAAAATCATGAATAAATATATCGAGAAATTTATCAATAAGAGTTTTAATAAAACATCAAATAAAAATAAAAAGAATATCAATAAGTACAATAGAAAAATATCTACTAACCTTCAAACTAATATAGCTTATATTAAAAAAGAATTCGGCAATAGTCATGATATCATTTATCGTGAAATTAATATAGGGAGTAAAATATGTGTTCCGGCAATAGTAATTTCAATTAATGGGTTAGTTAATCTTAGTGTCCTGGATTTTGATATTCTAAAAAGAGTAATGCATGAAGATATAAAATTAAAAGAAGATTTTTTAGAATATATTAAAAAAAGTATTATAACCATGACTGATATTAAAAATATTGATAATATGGATAAAGTATTTGAAGCTATATTATCAGGTGAATCAGTAATGCTCATTGATGGATATAGTATTGCTTTTGAACTTGATACTAGAGGATGGGAAGATAGAGGCATTAGTGAACCTATAAACGGATCAGTTGTCAGAGGTCCTAGAGAAGGATTTTCAGAAACTCTTCTTCTTAATACAGCGCTATTAAGAAGAAGAATCAAAACACCTAAGTTGATGTTTGATTTAATTAATTGCGGTGAATTTACTAAGACTGATATAGTTATAGCGTATATTAAAGGTATAGCAAATGATAAGATAGTTAAAGAAGTAAAGGAAAGAATCAATAAAATCAATATAGATGGTATATTGGACTCAGGCTATATTGAACAGCTAATAGAAGATGAACCAATAAGTCTATTTCCTACCATAGGAAATACTGAAAGACCTGATCAAGCGGCAGGTAAATTATTAGAAGGAAGAATTGTCATATTAGTTGATGGTTCTCCTATTGCCTTAACGGTTCCTTATTTATTTGTTGAGAACATACAAGTTACTGAAGATTATTATACAAGACCTTTTTATGCTACTTTTACAAGGATAATCAGGATATTATCAATCATCATTGTAGTTTTTTTACCTGGATTCTATATTTCAGCACAGACATATAATCAAGAAATGCTTCCTACACACTTATTTATAACTATGGCAGCTTCTAAAGAAGGGGTTCCATTCCCTGCTTTCATAGAAATATTGATAATGTCAATACTATTTGAAGTTCTGAAAGAAGCAGGAATCAGAATGCCAAAGCAAATAGGTCAAGCACTAAGTATAGTTGGAGCGCTTGTACTAGGTCAAGCAGCGGTAGAAGCAGGCTTTGTAAGTAATCCAGCAGTTATGATTACTGCATTGACGGGGATTGCTACATTTGTAATATATTCACTTAATGATTCTATTACAATTCTAAGGTTTATTTTTATGATTCTCGCAGCAGTAGGTGGACTATTTGGTATGCTTGTAGGGACAATATTTTTATTATTACATTTAGTAAGTATTAGATCATTTGGTGCACCATATATGTCACCATTTGGACCTAGAAATGCAAAAGACATGAAGGATTCAATAATCAGAGCTCCTTTGTGGATGATGACTTCAAGGTCTCAGATCATCAGTAAAAACAAAAAGAAGCCTTCTGACAGATCTATTGATACTAATAGGTAGTAAATTGGAAATAATAATTTTTTGAATGGAGTATATGATGAATGAGAACGGTAAGATTTCATATAAACAAATAGTTAGTCTGATTATTATGACTATTTCACCTACAGCCATATTATATCTTCCTACTTTGATATATAAAGAAGCTAAACAAGATGGTTGGATCAGTATTATAGTAGTAACTGTATATTCTTTATTTTTAACATTCGTAATCAATAAACTGAATTTGATGTTTGTTGATAAAACTATAATTGAGTATAGTGTAGATATAGTTGGAAAATATTTTGGAAAAACTATTGGTCTAATATATTGTGTAATGTTCATTAATCTTAATAGTACAGTGATTAGAGAATTCTCAGAATTTTTGGCGGGACCTTTCATGATGGAAACACCTATATTGTTTTTTACTATAGGTATCATGTTGCCCTCCATATTTGGAGTATATAAGGGTATAGAAGTGATTGGGAGAACTGCTCAGATTATTTTGCCCATATTTATTGGTGCAGTTGTGATAATCATAATATTAGGAATAAAAGATATGAATTTCAGTAATCTACAACCAATAATGGAGGATGGTTTTGTTCCTGTGTTAAAAGGGGCAACGAGACAGATGAGTTGGTTTAGCCAACCAATGATACTAGTAATCATTATGCCTTTTATAAATAACCCACAAAAAGTAGGTAAAACGTCATATCTAGCTGTTATTTTGACAAGTTTTCTGATTCTATCAGTAAATATCAGCATAATAACTACGTTTGGCTGTCAGACAAAAATAATGATTTATCCCTTTTTATCATTTGCCAGATATATAACTGCATTAGGTTTTATTGAAAGACTTGATTCCATAATCATGTTCTTATGGATAGGAGGAGTTTTCGTCAAGATTGTCGTTCTTCACTATTGTTCGGTTATTTCTATTAGTCAATTATTCCAGGTTAAGGATTATAGGAAACTATCTATACCTGTAGGCATTATTCTTATCGTCATATCAACTGTAGCATGGAAGAGCTTGGTAGAATTAAAAGATTATATCAAATCATTTAATTATTACTTTAATGTTTCTATTCAGGCTGGTATTCCAATTACATTGATTGTAATAGAGAAAATCAAGAGGAGATATATATAACATGAAAGTTAAGGTTCCATTGATAATAATGATAATAGTACAGATGTTATTATTAACCAGTTGCTGGAGTAAAAAAGAATTAGATGAAATATCAATCTTATCCGGGGTGGGCATAGACAGTTATGATGAAGAAAATCTATTATTGACTATGCAGGTTATACTACACAGAGAAATGAAGATTGAATCTCAGACAGGAAAAAGAGGAGAGGAAAGTCCTACTCAGAATATTGAAGCTATAGGTGGTTCGCTTATTGATGCAAATAGAAATTTCGTACTTCAAACTGGTAGACATGGGTATTGGCCTCATATAGCAGTAATTGTTATTGGAGAAGAACAAGCAAGGAAAGGTATATCTCCTATATTGGATATATTAGAAAGAGATCATGAAATAAGGCAAAGAACCTATCTGCTGGTTACCAAAGACAAGGCAAAGGATATATTAATGGCAGAAACAGTTGACTTAGAAGTTATTCAAGCATATAACATCAAAGATATGATAGAAAACTCATATGAACATGGTGAAAGTGCCAAAGTGGATTTACACAAATATTATCTCATGAGTTCAGAGAAGAACAATAGTTGCTATGTAACTGGCATCAATACTATCAAAGATGATAATACAGAAAAAGTCACAAGTAACTTGGAGTTAAAAGATACTGGTATATTCAAAGAAAACAAACTTATCGGATGGTTCGATTCAGAACAAACCAGAGGATTGCTATGGATAATAGATGAGCTTAACAGTTGCGTTTCTAGAATAAATTATCCAAAAGATAAAAAGGATTTCGTTTTCATAGAAACTTTACGTAGCAAAACAAAAGTCAAACCAGTAGTCAAAAATGATAATCTGGAAAAAATTGTAATTGACGTGTCATCACAGAATATTCTTGCCCAAGCCAACGAGCATATTGATTTAACTAAAGTTGAGTCATTAGATGAAATAGAAAAGGAATTGGAACATCTGGTAAAAACTCAGATGGAAAGCTCTCTAGTCAAGGGAAAAGAACTTAATGCAGATGTATTTGGCTTTGGAGAGATTATCCATAAGTACGAACCCGAATTGTGGAAAGAGATAAAAGAATATTGGGAAGACATATTCTTGACTACACCAATTGAAATAAATGTTGATATGAATATCAAGAGAACTGGTCTAATATCAAAAAGTAAAAAAGATGAAGGAATGTAAGTGATGTTTGAAGATGGAAAAATATCGTATAGAAGTGTTGTTGGGATAATTATCACAACTATAGGACCAACTGCAATATTATATTTACCAACTATAACTTATAAAGAAGCTAAACAAGATGGATGGATTTCTGTATTGATAACTACAATATTTGGTTTCATAGTTGCTTATTCCGTAGCTAATTTAGGAAATATGTATAAAGACAAAACAATCATACAATATAGTAAAGATATAATCGGTAAGATACCTGGTAAGATAATAGGGTTTGCTTATTGCATCCATTTCATATATATAAATGCATTCATACTAAGAGAATTCGCTGAACTCTTAGCTGGAGCTTTCATGAGTAAGACCCCTATCTTATTTTTCGTAATCGGTATAATATTACCTTCTATTTATGGTGTCTATAAAGGTTTGGAAGTAATAATAAGGATAAATCAGATTATATTTCCCATATTTATGTTATCCATATTAGCTATACTAGCATTTTCATTGAAAGATACTGATTTTACAAGAATATTACCTATCCTTGATAATGGAATAGAGCCGATTATTACAGGAGGATATAGGAATCTGCTATGGTTTACTGAGGTAGTGGTTCTAGCTATGTTTATACCATATATTAACGAACAAAAAAAGATTAAAAAGCCGATAACCATAGCTTTACTTATTGTTGGAGTATTGGGTGCATTCATAAATCTGATAATAGTTGCTACTTTTGGTGCCAATACTGAATATTTAACTTATCCATATCTTTCATTAACTAGATATATAAGTGTGGGATTCTTAGAAAGACTGGATGCCATAATATTATTTATGTGGATTGCTGGAGTATATATGAAGATAGTGGTATTTCATTATTGTGCAACTCTAGCTTTAGGACAATGGCTGAATATCAAGAAGTTCAAAATTTTAGCAATTCCAATAGGAATATTATTAGTTGTTTTATCATATGTATTATGGGACAACCTTGAATTGTTAAAATATCAGATTGCATATATATTTGTTACACCATTTGTTATAATACAAGGTGTAATACCTGTTTTACTATATATAATAGCTCTGATTAGAAATAAATTTAATAAAAAGAAGGTAACTAGCAGTTTGAATAACAAATAATAATTATAATTTTAAAATATTTACTTGGAAAATATCTAAAATTGTATTATACTATAAACATCAGCATAATTTCATTAGGGAAAAAATGTAAAAAAGTTATAATTTCATAGTTATATAACATTATTACATTGCTATGCTAAAGTAGATTAAGTTTATTCTTAATATAATTAGTTTATATAGTCTTTTTATCTTAAAACTGTTAGTAGATTAATATAATATATTATATATATTTTAATTAATTGTTTTTTGTTTGTCTTATATATACTAATATTTACATAATTATTTCTATATAGATGCTCAATAACTTATCTGAAATTAACTTTGATAGTGCAAAAAGTCATATCACTAAACCTAATAATATTTTTTCTTATATATACTCAATAATACAATCTAAATAAAATAATAATATTATCATTATTCATAGGATAGCTATTTAAATTTTTAACTATCAGAATCTTCACATCATGGTGATACTAGATAATATTCGCAATTTTGAAATGATTGAATATTTATATTGGAGTTTTTTATCTAATTAAGGTATTCATTCATATAAAGCAATTACTATAACTTTATAATAATAAGGTTTATTAGTAATTGCAAAAAAATCTTAAGGGGTGTGATTCATGGAGGAAGTAATTAGTTATTTAAAGAAAAAGAGTCAACTAATTTATGACATCAATTGCATCAAAAAATATATTGAAGGAGGGGATTATGATAAGAATCTGAAAAGCACTTGGGAACGTTACAAGAAAGAACTCACTGAACTCAATCAAAAAATTGAAGAAATCAGAGTACCTCAGCTAAAAGAATTTGATAATAAAAAACAGGATATTCTAGATTCCATTAAAGAGCATGAAGAAAAAATTAGACTATTAAGGAAACAGTTGAAAGATATTGATAAAATAATAATCAAATTACAAATGGATTAAACTTATTAACTGTTTCAAGTAAACAATAGTAAGGAGAGTAGATATGGATAAATTAAAAAAATGTCAATGCGAAGATATGAGTGAAGAAGAAAAAATAGCCATAATAGAAGAATTTATTGATGAGTATAAAAACAAGGAAGGATCTTTAATACAAGTATTGCATATTGCTCAAACTATTTATGGCTATTTACCTATTAACATTCAAAAATTAATTGCAGATGGATTAGACAAGCCTTTATCAGAAGTTTCTGGTGTTGTAAGTTTTTATTCATTTTTCTCAACTACCCCAAGAGGAAAGTATACTATAAGAGTCTGTTTAGGGACAGCATGTTATGTCAGAGGTGGTAAAAAAATCCTGGATAAGTTACAAGAAATATTAGGCATTGGAGTAGGTGAGACTACAGAAGATCAAAAATTTACTCTAGAAGTGATGAGATGTATTGGAGCCTGTGGTTTAGCTCCTGCTATATCAATTAATGATACTGTGTACAAGCAGGTAAATCCAGATAAACTTAGCGAAATACTAGAGAAATATTAGTTGAAGGAGATGAAGTCATGGCAAAAATAATGAATATAAGTGATTTAAAACAAATCAAAAATGAATTTGATGAAATGACAAAAAAATATCAATATAACTTACATGTATGTTTTGGTGCTGGTTGTATTTCTTCAAATTGTAAAGATGTAAAAGATGCTCTAGTAGAAGCTTTAAAAAGATATAATTGTTATGATAAAGTATTAATTACTGAAACTGGATGTATAGGAGCCTGTCATCTTGGTCCCTCACTTTTAGTAGAACCGGGAAATATCTACTATATTAAATTGCAACCTGAGGAAATGGAAGAGATAGTACTAAAACATATAATAGGTGGACAAGTAGTAGAAAGAAAATGTTACTATGATGAAAATTCAAAAAAACATATACATAAACTCCACAAGATACCATTTTTTGAAAAACAGAAAAAAATTGTACTTAAAAATTGTGGACAAATTGATTTTAGTTCAATAGATGAATACATAGCTCATGATGGTTATCTATCATTAGAGAACATTTTTGAAAATAAAACTCCAGAAGAAGTAGTAAGAGTGATGAAAGATTCTGGATTAAGAGGTAGAGGTGGTGGTGGTTTCCCAACGGGATTAAAATGGGAATTCGCAGCAAGGTCTGAGTCAGACCAAAAATATGTTATATGTAATGCTGACGAAGGAGACCCAGGAGCTTTTATGGACAGAAGTTTGTTAGAAGGAGATCCTCATGCAGTTATAGAAGGTATGACTATAGCTGGTTATGCTATAGGAGCTAATAAAGGTTATGTTTATGTACGTGCAGAATATCCTTTGGCTGTTGAGAGATTGAATATTGCTATAGAAAAAGCTAGAGAATATGGACTATTATCAGATAATATTATGAATAGTGG contains:
- a CDS encoding sensor histidine kinase; translation: MNKFFSFMKKLLINIIILPYTILKLFNNIFNNNIRKVKFSIKKKITYNYITLYIISCIFTILIVISGYLYLEHKIFIPKKISIDEDILRSCTTELELKNKIKTVATFRDCDIIITELDDNIVYSSDNNIYDTPYPETKLKYFEFIKENKKLPYKDIISLNGKFHKIFYYFNIQAFAHRASMLAILVGAGELFGLIIIWLFGSLKSKKVLKPIYTMTTMAKDITIYNMDARLNISEAKYELKDLAYTLNKMLDSLNTDYTKQKRFVSDVSHELRTPISIIDGYAGMLQRWGKKDEDVLDESIEAIKNEAENMKDLVENLLFLARHDNQTLKYNRENFYIDELLNEVIRETKIIDKKHIIEDSITPEILITGDRNRLKQAIRIFVDNAIKYTPPSGKIILKSTKTDSDISISIKDTGIGISREDLGNIFNRFYRSDKSRTRETGGHGLGLSIAKIIVLGHKGKIKVRSKLEMGTEIIINIPISIPNLK
- a CDS encoding response regulator transcription factor; this translates as MSNKILIVEDETKIARFLELELKYEGYEVDIASNGREGLEKGLKSDVDLIILDLMLPILSGIEVCRRIRQTSSVPIIMLTAKDDVSDKVMGLDMGADDYLTKPFAIEELLARMRVALKRNVINSTTNNSILSFKNLTLNKQQRQVKVNEDEVILTKKEFELLVYLLENRNIVLSRENILEKVWGFEYYGDTNIIDVYIRYLRGKIDQKYSMDMIHTVRGVGYLIKDE
- a CDS encoding huntingtin-interacting protein K; this translates as MVIRDNDIEYILKKMNISYADAEKALRKSKGDLNKAIRYLNKKKNSIFRRMFSKLKDIIVDMLKYKLIIIRKNETLMNLPIMVILIFLLFLRMRYIYLSFIDLLFVLLIIIITDCKVIIQKNNANSHDSNVVKPTNTPKESDDIISTLEVTEDEDYNEVNIEN
- a CDS encoding polysaccharide deacetylase family protein, encoding MSKKIYMICLIIIVVGISASCKSSEEEAKKYGEEFKVMVDDFGKGEISYKQCDKYYEEIDKNKVTDLISDLSTKMNNINDSKNNYSLGEEKYKDQQWSESIKYFSNVIRDDEENFSDAIEKRNEIIDTYIKETDRLELGYFYDEAIAKLEEISSYVTDSSVVSDKIQEYKNRKNDIVLYEGDIKNIFFHSLIAFPELAFDGDFMEEGYNMWMTTVDEYKKMLEQMYERDYVLIDVNMLYETKEVDGKQVVERKDLYLPKGKKPVILSLDDQNYYEYMEKDGFADRLVLDKEGNVATFTKLPDGGNLVARDNDCIPITDVFVEKHPDFSYRGAKGIVGLTGYEGIMGYRTDLFDSPTFEEDVKTTKAIANRLKETGWLFASHSYGHIRFPEKGMPRVKKDTKQWDDEVPPIIGETNLYIYPFGASVGKDDEKFKLLQEYGFQVFFGVGVHTNLRFTDDAVLMDRCNLDGFRMHYGKNQLEDLFDVDYVYDKSRPKFKDN
- a CDS encoding spore germination protein, which produces MNKYIEKFINKSFNKTSNKNKKNINKYNRKISTNLQTNIAYIKKEFGNSHDIIYREINIGSKICVPAIVISINGLVNLSVLDFDILKRVMHEDIKLKEDFLEYIKKSIITMTDIKNIDNMDKVFEAILSGESVMLIDGYSIAFELDTRGWEDRGISEPINGSVVRGPREGFSETLLLNTALLRRRIKTPKLMFDLINCGEFTKTDIVIAYIKGIANDKIVKEVKERINKINIDGILDSGYIEQLIEDEPISLFPTIGNTERPDQAAGKLLEGRIVILVDGSPIALTVPYLFVENIQVTEDYYTRPFYATFTRIIRILSIIIVVFLPGFYISAQTYNQEMLPTHLFITMAASKEGVPFPAFIEILIMSILFEVLKEAGIRMPKQIGQALSIVGALVLGQAAVEAGFVSNPAVMITALTGIATFVIYSLNDSITILRFIFMILAAVGGLFGMLVGTIFLLLHLVSIRSFGAPYMSPFGPRNAKDMKDSIIRAPLWMMTSRSQIISKNKKKPSDRSIDTNR
- a CDS encoding GerAB/ArcD/ProY family transporter, yielding MNENGKISYKQIVSLIIMTISPTAILYLPTLIYKEAKQDGWISIIVVTVYSLFLTFVINKLNLMFVDKTIIEYSVDIVGKYFGKTIGLIYCVMFINLNSTVIREFSEFLAGPFMMETPILFFTIGIMLPSIFGVYKGIEVIGRTAQIILPIFIGAVVIIIILGIKDMNFSNLQPIMEDGFVPVLKGATRQMSWFSQPMILVIIMPFINNPQKVGKTSYLAVILTSFLILSVNISIITTFGCQTKIMIYPFLSFARYITALGFIERLDSIIMFLWIGGVFVKIVVLHYCSVISISQLFQVKDYRKLSIPVGIILIVISTVAWKSLVELKDYIKSFNYYFNVSIQAGIPITLIVIEKIKRRYI
- a CDS encoding Ger(x)C family spore germination protein, which translates into the protein MKVKVPLIIMIIVQMLLLTSCWSKKELDEISILSGVGIDSYDEENLLLTMQVILHREMKIESQTGKRGEESPTQNIEAIGGSLIDANRNFVLQTGRHGYWPHIAVIVIGEEQARKGISPILDILERDHEIRQRTYLLVTKDKAKDILMAETVDLEVIQAYNIKDMIENSYEHGESAKVDLHKYYLMSSEKNNSCYVTGINTIKDDNTEKVTSNLELKDTGIFKENKLIGWFDSEQTRGLLWIIDELNSCVSRINYPKDKKDFVFIETLRSKTKVKPVVKNDNLEKIVIDVSSQNILAQANEHIDLTKVESLDEIEKELEHLVKTQMESSLVKGKELNADVFGFGEIIHKYEPELWKEIKEYWEDIFLTTPIEINVDMNIKRTGLISKSKKDEGM